The Candidatus Acidiferrales bacterium genome contains a region encoding:
- a CDS encoding DUF6632 domain-containing protein, translating into MGRERALKIALVLIGLLFVAGVYPLLLLFKHEAALAMMLSLYVTLGVFLLFAVRNPSANRSLIAFTAWSSFVHAAVMGVQALRGFVEYGELWGVLALIIIGVILIALAPAKSAGSESAAAA; encoded by the coding sequence ATGGGGCGAGAGCGTGCACTGAAGATTGCCCTGGTGCTGATTGGATTGCTCTTTGTGGCAGGCGTCTACCCACTGCTCTTGTTGTTCAAACACGAGGCAGCGCTGGCGATGATGCTCAGCCTTTATGTGACCCTTGGCGTTTTCTTGCTTTTCGCGGTTCGGAATCCATCAGCCAATCGCAGCTTGATTGCATTTACGGCATGGTCGAGCTTTGTGCATGCCGCGGTCATGGGAGTACAGGCGCTGCGAGGCTTTGTTGAGTATGGTGAGCTGTGGGGCGTTCTCGCCTTGATTATCATCGGAGTTATTCTGATTGCCCTCGCGCCAGCAAAGTCGGCGGGATCCGAATCAGCAGCGGCGGCCTGA